The DNA segment TGATCAACTTTGGCCTGAACTTTGGCGATGTACCCCGGAAAAGCAATCTGGTAAACGAGGGCACGGCCGAAACCTATGGCCTGGAGCTAACCATCGAGCGTTTTCTCAACAAGGGTTTCTACTTCCTGGCTACCGGTTCGGTATTCAACAGCGAGTATAAGCCAAGCGATGGCAAGTATCGGAGTACGGCTTTCAACAGCAACTATGTGGCCAACCTGCTGGCCGGTATAGAGCGCCCCGTAGGTGCGCGCCAGAAAAACACCGTGTTTGCTGACCTGAAGATTGCAATAGCCGGTGGCATCCGCTATACACCCGTGGACATAGCAGCGAGCCGTGCTGCGGGCACCGAGATCCTGAAGGAAGACGAGGCATATACCAAAAAGACCGATCCCTACTTCCGCCCCGATATCAAGTTTGGCTACCGACTGAATGCCAAAACTACCAGCCACGAGTTTGCGCTACAAATCCAGAATTTCATCAACTACGAAAACGTACAGCAGCTGGCGTATGACCGGCGCACAGGAAACCAGTTTGAAACGCTACAGATCGGGTTCTTCCCGGTAGTACAGTACAGGTTCAACTTCTAGGAACCGTCACCGAGCAAGCGCTTCACTTCGCGCTAAGAATTGGGAGTTTAGTAGTAAGTGGCCTGGCCCGCACATGCGGGCCAGGCTTTTTTTATATGTATTGGGTGGTGATATCTATCCTATATATCCCTACGCTGTAAAAGCCTGTAGCAAAGAAAAATAAACAAAACATTGTAGCCCGACGCTACCAGTACGCCGCGCAGGTAGCTGGGCCGGAACATGAGCTTTGCGAATCCGTTCAAGGCCTCCTGTGTACCTGCTAGTGTACCCGTAGGCTCCTGTGCCAGCAGCTCGTCCATGCCGGGGATGTGCACCAGATCTTTCAGGTTGCTGGCCGGCAGGAACACAGCCACATCTGCGGGCAGGATAGCGTAGTATAGCAAAAATCCATCGAGCAGATACCACCAAGCCCCAAAGAGCAGGATGGCAAGGCCAGTTTTGCGCAGCCAAACAGCAAAGAAGAACGCCATAACCAGGGTAGAAAACAGCTGCAACGCGTATAGCCCCATGTAGGGCAGCCCCAGCGGGAAGCTAGCCCGATGGGGCATATTTAGCTCCTGATATACACCCATTAGGGCCACAAGTAGCGTAGTGGCCAGGGTGAGTAGCCCAATCATGAGCAGCTTGCCCAGCAGGGCCTCGCGGCGCTGAAGGCCGTCTATAAAACTCTGCCGCCAGGTACGATATCCATACTCATTGCATGTATATAGAATGACCGCATAGCTGAGAAAAACGTTGAAGAAGCCGGCAAAATAGGCAATAGCATTCCAGGCTATGTTTGTGCGAAAATTACCCTGAACCGAATCTGGGATCAACTCCCATATGCTATTGAATATCTGATCGCTGAAGGCGATGGTACACAGCACAAACAAGCCTGCATACAGCGTCAGCATCACATTGAAGGCTCGATAGGGGAAGAGCTTCTTGCGCTCTATTCTTAGCAAGTGGTTCAGGTAGACGAGGTTGTTCATGCGGCTTAGTCCGTTATTTCCAGAAATTTCGATTCTAGGCTACGCTTTTGCGCTGCAAACCGGGTGAGAAGGATGCCAGCTTCGTACAGCTGCCTATTCAGGTCTGCCTTGCTAAGCCCTTCCCGTAGTACTACGGTTACTATTTCACTCGTGGCTTTCAGGATATCAAGTTGTGGCAGGCTGCGCAGCCTAGCTAGTAGCAGCGGCATATCGTCGGCAGAAATCTCGATGGTCTCGGCCCCGGATACAAGCTCGGACATACTACCAGCAGCCAGTAGCTCGCCCTTTTTCAGCACGGCAATGTGGGTGCACACCTTTTCCACCTCATCCATCATGTGGCTGGCCAACAGGATGGTTTTGCCGGCCTGTGCCTGCTGGCGTATCAGGTCTCGCACCTCGGCTATCCCCTTGGGGTCCAGTCCGTTGGTGGGCTCATCCAGCACCAGCACCTCGGGGTCGCCCAGCAGGGTGCTGGCTAGGGCCAGCCGCTGCTTCATGCCCAGGCTATAGGTCTTGAACTTGCTGTGCTGCCGGTCTGCCAGTCCTGCTAGCTCCAGCACCCGGTCTATGTCTGCATACGATACCTGCTTTATCTCGGCCACGATCTCCAGGTTCTTTCGGCCCGTTAGATAGGGGTAGAAATTAGGGGTTTCTAGCAGGGAGCCCATGCGCTTGCGTATTTCGGCCGTTTCCGGCTCGGCCGCAGCGGAGGGGCCCGCCATGCCGCCCAGGTGCCAGCTGTAGCTGCCAGCCGTGGGCCGTATTACCCCCAGTACCATGCCCAGGGTGGTGGTCTTGCCACTGCCATTGGGCCCTAGTATGCCGTATACACTGCCTTTGGGTACCGAAAAGTGAATGCCACGTACGGCGTGCACCCGTGGGTAATGCTTCTCCAGGCCCGAGATTTCCAGTACATTCATCTGCTTCATTATCGATTCGTATGCTCCTTTTCTGTAGGGGGTATGCCGCCTGCAATATGCTCGGTAA comes from the Bacteroidota bacterium genome and includes:
- a CDS encoding ABC transporter ATP-binding protein, whose translation is MNVLEISGLEKHYPRVHAVRGIHFSVPKGSVYGILGPNGSGKTTTLGMVLGVIRPTAGSYSWHLGGMAGPSAAAEPETAEIRKRMGSLLETPNFYPYLTGRKNLEIVAEIKQVSYADIDRVLELAGLADRQHSKFKTYSLGMKQRLALASTLLGDPEVLVLDEPTNGLDPKGIAEVRDLIRQQAQAGKTILLASHMMDEVEKVCTHIAVLKKGELLAAGSMSELVSGAETIEISADDMPLLLARLRSLPQLDILKATSEIVTVVLREGLSKADLNRQLYEAGILLTRFAAQKRSLESKFLEITD